DNA sequence from the Tissierella sp. MB52-C2 genome:
GGAAAGAGATAAAACCAATTTTCAAATGCACTTAGATGTGAATAGTATTGACAAATATACAGATCCAACATTGAAAATAGGAGTTGTTTCAGGAGAAGACTTAAAAGGGTCTATAACTTTAGAGAAAGGTAAAAATGAAATAGCAGAGATAAAAGCAATAGATGGTGAAAAAACTAGGTTTAAAGAATGGAAAGCTAGTGGTACACGAAATTATGAAAATGAAGAGTTTAATTATCTTTTAGAAGACCCTTTTAGTAATATAACTACATTTAAAATAGACGATAAATTATTTGGATTAGATAAAAATAGAGTTGGAATTACAGCAAAATTTGATTTTCTCAATGATATTAAAGTTGCAACTAATTATCCCGATATTCCTAAACTTAAGGTAAACTCCAGCCACGAAAGGGCAGTTAAAGGAGACAAGGTAAAATTCACAGCTATATCCGATAAAGAGAACTATAAGTTTTCAAAATGGGAAATGAATCCCATTATTGTAGGAGTGGGAACGCCTAATCCTAATGTAGATTTGAATAATTCAGAAATAGAATTTGAAATGATACAAACGGAAGGACTTGAATTAGAAGTGACTGCATATTTTGAAGAAAAGAAGGATTTGACAATAAAGCGAATAGATGGAATAAAAGCAGAAACATATGTAGGAGAGGAATATAAATTACCAGAAGAAGTGAAAGCAATAATGAGTGATGATAGTGAAGAGTTTGTGAAAGTAATAAGGTGGAATCCTGACAAAGCAGATACAAGTAAAAAAGGAACTCGATTATTTTTCGGGAATGTAGAAGGTTATAGCAGCATCGTAAGCTTAACGTTGACAGTAAAGGAAAAAGAACAGGCAACTATCATCTCCATACAAAATATAGAGGCACAAATAGAGTCAGGAACTGAATATGTACTTCCTAAGACAGTAACTGTGAAGATGAGTGATAATTCAAGTAAAGAGATACCGGTTACATGGACGCCAGATACTGTGGATTTAACAAAGATAGGAGAGTCACAGATATTTACTGGAACAGTAGTGGGATATGATGGAGAAGTTAAATTAACATTAACAATAAAAGAAAAAGAACCGGTAGAAGAGATATTGGAAATAAAAACAGTGGAACTTTTAAAAGATGGACAACTTATTACAGAGGGGCGGATTAGTGGAAAAGAAATTACCATTACCCTGCCAAAGAGTATGAGCCAAGAGGAAATAGATAGTATAGCTTTAGGTGGATATTTTCTTAAAATTATAGCTACAGATGGAGTAACTATAGAGCAGGAAAACGGATATGTAGGGCCATTTTGGCAGGAAGGAAAGGCGATTAATACCATATATGCAGATGCTCCCACTAAGTTCATACTCCATGGTGAAAATAGTACGGAAGAATATATTTTAACCATCAAAGCTTCAGCAGAGGAAAAAGCAAAATACACAGTAAACTTCAACACCAATGGGGGAAATAGTATTTCATCTCAAGAAGTAGAAGAAGGCAATAGGGCTATAAGACCTAGTAGTACCACTAAAAATGGATATAGATTTATAGATTGGTATAAGAATTCAAACTTAATCCAAGTTTTTGATTTCAATACTCCTATAACAGAGAATATAACCTTGTATGCAAAATGGGAAGAAGTAACCAATCCGGAATTAAAGGAATTTATAGTCACATTTGACAGCATGGGAGGAAGCAGTGTCAGCTCACAGAATGTAATAGAGGGACGAACAGCTATCCAACCAAAGGATCCAATTAGAAGCGGATATAAGTTTATAAACTGGTATACAGAATCCAATTTAAATAATATATTTAATTTCAATACATCCATAATAAAGGATATAGAGCTATTCGCCAAATGGGAAAAAGCTGAAGACCCTAAAGAACCTACTAATGAACTTCCTAGAATCATAAGGTTTTCATTGTTAGGATATGAAGCTTCAATAGATGATAGAAATGAAAGAATTACCATTAACCTACCATATAATATGAATCTAAGCAATCTAGTTCCAAGTATTACAATAACTGACGGTGCCTCTATTTCTCCAAGTAAAGACAGCGCAGTAAATTTCAATCGTACTGTTTACTATACAGTATATGGATCAGGTAATACTCAGAAGACATATCGTGTAATAATAAATATACCATCTGAAAGAGATTCGTATTATTGGGATGATTATTATGATAATTATAAAAAGGAACGAGACGATTATTACAAGAGAAGGGGAGAAATCTCTTG
Encoded proteins:
- a CDS encoding Ig-like domain-containing protein; amino-acid sequence: MKENIRKILTLFLTGILLLGSIPAYANFTEGNIFTNKEELEPRGITTLNNEEFQLKIKVTIANGPKSQVYVNNELYSSIVTMTVKNGDKIKLKAVQGENERFVQWTAQYKKGMNTVKPNTSFGSQKDLETTFTVTDDLKNASKNELTIFGAFTAVKPVSVRVEPSDVAGLSAESEQNGVIVGGDVVLSSECENEDYQFSFWELDKAAIHPEFINKDVNINDPNMKFLIDSIIGRYNEFNIIAHFEEKSNPKVKIKNMTTKDVEIYYAEEYQLPKTVEVEMTDGKREVLDVAWIMDIVNINNLGTQTFYGVILGYGGNPYVVLNLKVKERDKTNFQMHLDVNSIDKYTDPTLKIGVVSGEDLKGSITLEKGKNEIAEIKAIDGEKTRFKEWKASGTRNYENEEFNYLLEDPFSNITTFKIDDKLFGLDKNRVGITAKFDFLNDIKVATNYPDIPKLKVNSSHERAVKGDKVKFTAISDKENYKFSKWEMNPIIVGVGTPNPNVDLNNSEIEFEMIQTEGLELEVTAYFEEKKDLTIKRIDGIKAETYVGEEYKLPEEVKAIMSDDSEEFVKVIRWNPDKADTSKKGTRLFFGNVEGYSSIVSLTLTVKEKEQATIISIQNIEAQIESGTEYVLPKTVTVKMSDNSSKEIPVTWTPDTVDLTKIGESQIFTGTVVGYDGEVKLTLTIKEKEPVEEILEIKTVELLKDGQLITEGRISGKEITITLPKSMSQEEIDSIALGGYFLKIIATDGVTIEQENGYVGPFWQEGKAINTIYADAPTKFILHGENSTEEYILTIKASAEEKAKYTVNFNTNGGNSISSQEVEEGNRAIRPSSTTKNGYRFIDWYKNSNLIQVFDFNTPITENITLYAKWEEVTNPELKEFIVTFDSMGGSSVSSQNVIEGRTAIQPKDPIRSGYKFINWYTESNLNNIFNFNTSIIKDIELFAKWEKAEDPKEPTNELPRIIRFSLLGYEASIDDRNERITINLPYNMNLSNLVPSITITDGASISPSKDSAVNFNRTVYYTVYGSGNTQKTYRVIINIPSERDSYYWDDYYDNYKKERDDYYKRRGEISWWELAKEAKEKRAEEELKIKSERDEKLVLKERAKILNDVGKIESRARNSRSSLMINDRFNHIEIRPTVSDFKSGFSNIITIPKDVLPNLLKGEYEFIKYHTGVVNIEIYPSMETASGLKLNLRDIPKDIQEKWNKVKGKGYIFQVESDSTKGGLSYEINLEKQYPVEKLRFVKYNYMKGNFEDVSPEKWYVFNGKLRCDKVSAGIYGIIYKD